From the Penaeus chinensis breed Huanghai No. 1 chromosome 28, ASM1920278v2, whole genome shotgun sequence genome, one window contains:
- the LOC125040018 gene encoding uncharacterized protein LOC125040018 — translation MRLTRNIVNGFRYQAALNIEGQRVLAEVVKWTYKGGNQSVKEYSQSLGISNRKYKDIFNAGQRNTLDSVVSSVLDMGSAFREYDISLLYVILQNFCGLEKPNSPVWTSPASGESLERLIYILKEKRNNNAHKNDLQQMSDTEVEEELKGLKRLLSKILSKASIVTGKHHQHAHNMEQTVNENFKRLLMKVREPLDPTDLALLPQLQDEIRVFHEIIREGVKKDSRQELQDHYPSLWDVTLAPWLLPDLKMRPTLSFTNLIIKEDMMWFQTSQEPQTISHKELLQVKRKDDHLPDVLIISGPGGMGKTSLFKFMIQSWVEDSSQITGLENVSHLMYFQLRGSNICCLRDLLKNLLPNTFQKSGVKIEYFEELFVTFPAVFLLDGYDEVNEESKKLIVDLLNINMNMRIIITTRPGCVKELTQIMQNKKSVLNVEMKGISREDCDLFVENALSEVVEDPYLRGQMKNNILTNLDNFTLEKNVLNVPLTMKLLTVREILTPDQSSTDIYADLTKLMMGKTEERLIIKGITDVENKIKEYHEFQKGVALRGLKRCEHNLWPETVEELKAKCESLNLPYKEMLAGFLTFERSRKGLSIVQTWSFPHNRFQEHWAADYIATKFLAVTNTLLLDENEISSIEEVAELNPNKNLFLEIYFSGAEEAKQLLSKEGNKQKKLADRHFL, via the coding sequence ATGCGCTTAACAAGAAACATCGTGAATGGTTTTCGATATCAGGCGGCACTGAACATAGAGGGTCAGCGCGTGTTGGCAGAGGTAGTGAAATGGACGTACAAGGGAGGGAATCAAAGTGTCAAAGAATATTCCCAAAGTCTTGGTATTTCTAACAGGAAATACAAAGATATTTTTAATGCTGGGCAGCGGAATACTCTAGACTCTGTGGTTAGTTCTGTATTGGATATGGGCTCTGCATTTAGGGAATAtgacatctctcttctctatgtcATTCTTCAGAACTTTTGTGGGTTGGAAAAACCGAACTCCCCTGTCTGGACCTCACCAGCATCCGGGGAGAGTCTGGAACGTCTCATCTACATCTTGAAAGAGAAACGGAATAACAATGCACACAAGAATGATCTCCAGCAAATGTCAGACACGGAGGTAGAAGAGGAGCTTAAAGGGCTGAAACGTTTGCTGTCGAAGATTCTTTCAAAGGCCTCCATTGTTACAGGGAAGCATCATCAACATGCCCATAACATGGAGCAGACAGTTAATGAAAACTTTAAACGACTGCTAATGAAAGTTCGAGAGCCTTTAGATCCTACCGATTTGGCCTTATTACCGCAACTCCAAGACGAAATTAGAGTTTTCCATGAAATTATCCGAGAGGGAGTAAAAAAGGACAGTCGCCAAGAGTTGCAGGACCATTACCCTAGTCTGTGGGATGTGACTCTTGCTCCTTGGCTGCTCCCAGATCTAAAAATGCGCCCAACTTTAAGCTTTACCAATTTAATCATCAAAGAGGACATGATGTGGTTCCAGACTTCTCAAGAACCTCAAACCATATCCCACAAGGAACTCCTCCAGGTAAAGCGTAAAGATGATCACTTGCCGGATGTGTTAATCATTTCAGGTCCTGGAGGCATGGGGAAAACCAGCCTCTTTAAATTCATGATCCAAAGCTGGGTAGAAGATTCTTCACAAATCACAGGGCTTGAAAACGTTTCACATCTGATGTACTTCCAACTTCGAGGCTCTAACATCTGTTGCTTGAGGGACTTGCTGAAGAATTTGCTTCCAAACACATTTCAGAAATCAGGAGTGAAGATAGAATACTTTGAAGAACTCTTCGTGACATTTCCTGCGGTTTTCCTTCTGGATGGTTATGACGAGGTAAATGAAGAGTCAAAAAAACTCATTGTCGATCTTCTGAACATCAATATGAATATGCGTATTATCATAACTACAAGACCAGGATGTGTGAAAGAACTAACTCAGATTATGCAGAATAAGAAAAGTGTACTAAATGTTGAAATGAAAGGTATTAGCAGGGAAGATTGTGATTTATTTGTTGAAAATGCATTATCTGAAGTTGTTGAGGATCCATATCTTAGGGgccaaatgaaaaataacattctCACCAATCTTGACAACTTTACTCTGGAAAAGAATGTACTGAATGTCCCATTAACTATGAAACTGCTAACTGTACGTGAGATCCTAACTCCTGACCAGAGTTCGACAGACATCTATGCAGACTTGACTAAGCTCATGATGGGTAAGACAGAAGAGAGATTGATAATAAAAGGCATCACCGAcgttgaaaataaaatcaaagaatatcatGAGTTTCAAAAGGGAGTCGCTCTCCGTGGTCTGAAACGATGTGAACATAACTTATGGCCAGAAACAGTTGAAGAACTGAAAGCAAAATGCGAAAGTCTGAATCTTCCTTATAAGGAAATGTTAGCTGGATTTCTCACCTTTGAGAGATCCCGAAAAGGGTTGTCAATTGTTCAGACTTGGTCTTTCCCACACAATAGATTCCAAGAACACTGGGCAGCTGATTATATTGCTACAAAGTTCTTGGCTGTCACTAATACACTGTTACTCGATGAAAATGAAATTTCATCAATTGAGGAAGTTGCAGAGCTTAATCCAAACAAAAATCTGTTTTTGGAAATATACTTCAGTGGGGCCGAAGAGGCGAAGCAACTGCTAAGcaaagaaggaaataaacaaaaaaaacttgcTGATCGACATTTCCTGTAA